One Myxococcales bacterium genomic region harbors:
- a CDS encoding M4 family metallopeptidase produces the protein MKKLSFSVGLVGLGFLAAACSGGDGEPAPLPTGAGTATLAAKLEADLGVPVYVDQQGRRTFAMTRGEGRVVAATDRSTAVSTWLEAYRSELGVAPGVTLRPSAEATDAMGLRHVLVTAGIPDDVASGGLGVDVTLDEAGHVASISGDLEGMDRELVPALSKEEASKRMLAHLATSPETAGLDVTAPELRLGTRDDGKVDLVYESGIGSTMDAIVVSATDGTVLSVGDGGLHAFAEAKSVRNYIDGTFSAKGHTLNVGYELTEGNTVHDDKYSLIRAGDSNTTRIVTYGHKGFSEDKTAITLPILKDSFQEFDADGSKEQAYLGAGKGAAVDAHHWISAADSWYSRTFGEPLGRPDPSGKVRGNVLNIVVHRNDAKPNDGASRYEATYVPGANAIYFGDGGIGKPTSEGTGATLPFPGRTAHPFVIAPDVTGHEAGHIILARRGLQAYGEAGVIHEGLSDVLGKLFELAELKRIQRPDLVGYEMFEDGRGLRNLARPSRVDGAFGYKAADAMGTAAYECPDNRDKGCVHSRATVIGHAFYLMTFGGRNESTGILIPKGVGLEIATSLWTALLPKPPAGAPAGYVPPTIEMIAKRQLAHALRIYGSSVLAGKAELPYQVAAVACAWEAVGVLKPGHVLGITGVPSLCLRASSSQSCVGRPDGTYCDPEHPYSNVTCRNGGIAGALPQCATNMRCVSAGFDYQDKAVVRDGAVVCE, from the coding sequence ATGAAGAAGCTCTCGTTCTCGGTCGGTCTCGTGGGTCTCGGGTTCCTTGCGGCGGCGTGCTCGGGTGGGGATGGCGAGCCCGCGCCGCTTCCCACGGGAGCGGGAACGGCGACCCTCGCGGCGAAGCTGGAGGCAGACCTCGGGGTGCCGGTGTACGTCGATCAGCAAGGTCGGCGCACCTTCGCGATGACACGAGGTGAAGGTCGAGTCGTCGCGGCGACCGACCGCTCGACCGCGGTGTCGACGTGGCTCGAGGCGTACCGCTCGGAGCTCGGCGTCGCGCCAGGCGTGACGCTTCGACCGAGCGCGGAGGCCACCGACGCGATGGGCCTGCGTCACGTCCTCGTGACCGCCGGCATTCCGGACGACGTCGCTTCGGGTGGGCTCGGCGTCGACGTCACGCTCGACGAGGCGGGACACGTCGCGAGCATCTCCGGCGACCTCGAGGGGATGGACCGTGAGCTCGTGCCGGCCCTCTCGAAGGAAGAGGCATCGAAGCGCATGCTCGCGCACCTCGCCACGTCCCCGGAGACCGCAGGTCTCGACGTGACGGCCCCGGAGCTCCGGCTGGGGACGCGCGACGACGGGAAGGTCGACTTGGTCTACGAATCCGGGATTGGCTCCACGATGGACGCGATCGTCGTGTCGGCGACGGATGGAACCGTGCTCAGCGTCGGAGACGGTGGCCTGCATGCCTTCGCCGAGGCCAAGTCCGTCCGGAATTACATCGACGGAACGTTCTCGGCCAAGGGGCACACGCTGAACGTGGGCTACGAGCTCACCGAGGGCAACACGGTCCACGACGACAAATACTCGCTGATTCGGGCAGGCGACTCGAACACGACGCGGATCGTGACCTATGGGCACAAGGGTTTCAGCGAAGACAAGACGGCGATCACGCTGCCTATCCTCAAAGACTCTTTCCAAGAGTTCGACGCCGACGGAAGCAAGGAGCAGGCGTATCTCGGCGCTGGCAAGGGCGCCGCCGTGGACGCCCATCATTGGATAAGTGCGGCGGACTCGTGGTACTCGCGTACCTTCGGCGAGCCCCTCGGCCGCCCCGACCCGAGCGGCAAGGTCCGAGGCAACGTCCTCAATATCGTGGTGCACCGAAACGACGCCAAGCCGAACGATGGAGCCTCTCGCTACGAGGCGACCTACGTCCCGGGTGCCAACGCCATCTACTTTGGCGATGGTGGCATCGGGAAGCCGACGAGCGAGGGTACAGGCGCGACGCTTCCCTTCCCCGGCAGGACGGCGCATCCCTTCGTCATCGCGCCGGACGTCACGGGTCACGAAGCGGGGCACATCATCCTCGCGCGACGCGGTCTGCAAGCGTACGGCGAGGCGGGGGTGATCCACGAGGGGCTGTCGGACGTGCTGGGGAAGCTCTTCGAGCTCGCCGAGCTCAAGCGGATCCAGCGTCCTGACCTCGTCGGGTACGAGATGTTCGAGGACGGGCGCGGCTTGAGAAACCTCGCGAGGCCTTCGCGCGTAGACGGCGCGTTTGGGTACAAGGCCGCCGACGCCATGGGCACCGCCGCCTACGAATGTCCGGACAATCGCGACAAGGGATGTGTTCACTCGCGAGCCACCGTCATCGGACATGCCTTTTACCTCATGACCTTCGGAGGCCGGAACGAGTCGACCGGGATCTTGATCCCCAAGGGAGTGGGCCTCGAGATCGCAACTTCCCTGTGGACGGCGTTGCTCCCGAAGCCGCCGGCCGGGGCGCCAGCAGGCTACGTGCCACCGACGATCGAAATGATCGCGAAACGACAGCTCGCCCACGCGCTCCGCATCTACGGGTCGTCGGTTCTCGCGGGGAAGGCCGAGCTGCCCTACCAAGTTGCTGCGGTGGCCTGCGCGTGGGAAGCGGTCGGGGTCCTGAAGCCCGGGCACGTTCTGGGCATCACCGGTGTCCCGTCCCTCTGCCTGCGCGCGAGCTCTTCGCAGTCGTGCGTGGGCCGGCCGGACGGCACGTACTGCGATCCCGAGCACCCGTACTCGAACGTCACCTGCCGCAACGGGGGAATCGCGGGCGCGCTCCCACAATGTGCGACCAATATGCGCTGCGTGTCCGCCGGATTCGACTATCAGGACAAGGCCGTCGTTCGAGATGGCGCCGTGGTGTGCGAGTGA
- a CDS encoding dienelactone hydrolase family protein — MPTPEYEITGFERTSLTFDVGPDVTKTRDVYLRGEGPAVIVMAEVPGITPEVAKLASAVADHGFAVYMPQLFGTPNRGYTTGATLGTLARACVSREFSLLAADASSPIVDWLRALARHAHAERGGPGVGAIGMCLTGNFALGMMLDTKVIAPVLSQPSLPVALGARLSRGLHVSPEGMRGVHERIRDDGAKVLGLRFHGDPMCPAARFERLRAELGDAFEGIEIDPKHARQDAPKPAHSVLTVHLVDRPGEPTREALERTLSFLTERLKPS; from the coding sequence ATGCCGACCCCCGAGTACGAGATCACGGGCTTCGAACGTACGTCCCTCACCTTCGACGTCGGCCCCGACGTCACGAAGACGCGCGACGTGTACCTCCGCGGCGAAGGGCCCGCCGTCATCGTCATGGCCGAGGTGCCCGGGATCACCCCCGAGGTCGCGAAGCTCGCGAGCGCGGTCGCCGACCACGGCTTCGCGGTGTACATGCCGCAGCTCTTCGGCACACCGAACCGCGGATACACCACGGGCGCCACGCTCGGCACGCTCGCTCGGGCGTGTGTGAGCCGCGAGTTCTCCTTGCTCGCGGCCGACGCCTCGAGCCCCATCGTCGACTGGCTCCGTGCCCTCGCGCGGCACGCCCACGCGGAGCGCGGTGGCCCGGGAGTCGGCGCCATCGGCATGTGCCTCACGGGGAATTTCGCGCTCGGCATGATGCTCGACACCAAGGTCATCGCGCCCGTGCTCTCGCAACCTTCGCTGCCCGTCGCGCTCGGGGCGCGCCTATCGCGCGGGCTCCACGTCTCGCCCGAGGGCATGCGCGGCGTGCACGAGCGCATCCGCGACGACGGCGCCAAGGTGCTCGGCCTGAGGTTCCACGGAGATCCCATGTGCCCGGCCGCGCGGTTCGAGCGGCTCCGCGCCGAGCTCGGCGACGCCTTCGAGGGCATCGAGATCGACCCGAAGCACGCGCGCCAAGATGCCCCGAAGCCGGCGCACAGCGTGCTCACCGTGCACCTCGTCGATCGACCGGGCGAGCCCACGCGCGAGGCGCTCGAGCGGACACTTTCGTTCCTCACGGAGCGCCTGAAGCCGAGCTGA
- a CDS encoding DUF4388 domain-containing protein, with product MTPEETHDEDGAFRSSGTRLARAERVSEPPVRAGSFAAIHDVTLEDLLRLYARKRSTVALVLDGPERGEIVMAAGAIVRARFGALVGKPAVVAMLEAPEGLLRTTEVSTLDAARDDLETPRLGGARPLRESGRVRTEARTPETTELPRATRAVPAEAFRSAASLPPMPVFDSDSDPTRDVGAELAALRSAPKVPEVDGTTRFFMVERALVEACERALRKLTDRRALLEGRIALYVHGQHDPHGLHVAGGRIDCAMHGNAIAALRAGPSSAAFELRVAPLTIFGATCPTTKNTVLTVARDTFAASEAARVGKRFASLLFGDLAVKGARPPFRSTLPTVPAR from the coding sequence GTGACCCCGGAGGAGACCCACGACGAGGACGGCGCGTTCCGATCGAGCGGCACGAGGCTCGCGCGCGCCGAGCGAGTCTCCGAGCCTCCCGTGCGCGCGGGCTCGTTCGCCGCCATCCACGACGTCACCCTCGAGGACCTTTTGCGTCTCTACGCGCGGAAGCGCAGCACCGTGGCCCTCGTGCTCGACGGGCCCGAGCGCGGAGAGATCGTGATGGCCGCGGGCGCGATCGTCCGCGCGCGGTTCGGGGCGCTCGTGGGCAAACCCGCCGTCGTGGCGATGCTCGAGGCGCCCGAGGGCCTCCTCCGCACCACCGAGGTCTCCACCCTCGACGCCGCGCGCGACGACCTCGAGACCCCGCGCCTCGGTGGAGCCCGCCCGCTGCGAGAGAGCGGCCGCGTGCGCACGGAGGCCCGCACCCCGGAGACCACGGAGCTCCCCAGGGCCACGCGCGCGGTACCGGCCGAGGCGTTCCGGTCGGCTGCGAGCCTTCCGCCCATGCCGGTGTTCGACTCGGACTCCGACCCCACGCGCGACGTGGGGGCCGAGCTCGCGGCCCTTCGAAGCGCCCCGAAGGTGCCCGAGGTCGACGGGACCACGAGGTTCTTCATGGTCGAACGCGCGCTCGTCGAGGCGTGCGAGCGTGCGCTTCGAAAGCTCACCGACCGGCGCGCGCTGCTCGAGGGGCGGATCGCCCTCTACGTGCACGGCCAGCACGATCCCCACGGGCTCCACGTGGCCGGCGGGAGAATCGATTGCGCCATGCACGGGAACGCCATCGCCGCGCTCCGGGCTGGGCCCTCGTCCGCGGCGTTCGAGCTCCGGGTCGCGCCGCTCACCATTTTTGGCGCGACGTGCCCCACGACCAAGAACACCGTGCTCACCGTCGCGCGTGACACGTTCGCGGCCTCCGAGGCGGCGCGCGTGGGCAAGCGCTTCGCCTCACTGCTCTTCGGGGATCTCGCCGTGAAGGGCGCGCGGCCGCCGTTTCGCAGCACGCTGCCGACCGTTCCCGCGCGCTGA
- a CDS encoding GNAT family N-acetyltransferase yields the protein MVETIPIFLEGELVAIGPLRQRLASTYEAWERDLELASRAMRAPHAGVEGHGEPRLFREAARPGTHAFTIYETIYDSKAPRPIGFAMLSNVDERHRTATYTIVLGERDTWGTGLGSAATKLVLDYAFDALGLASVELRVRTTDEQAIRAFERAGFGKVGVRRRALFAGASPEDLLVMDAVAEGRKAPAQNT from the coding sequence ATGGTCGAGACCATCCCGATCTTCCTCGAGGGCGAGCTCGTCGCCATCGGTCCTTTGCGGCAACGCCTCGCGTCGACCTACGAGGCCTGGGAGCGCGATCTCGAGCTCGCATCCCGCGCCATGCGCGCGCCTCACGCCGGCGTCGAAGGCCACGGGGAGCCTCGCCTCTTCCGCGAGGCTGCGCGCCCCGGGACACACGCGTTCACCATCTACGAGACCATCTACGACTCGAAGGCCCCGCGCCCGATCGGCTTCGCCATGCTCTCGAACGTCGACGAGCGCCACCGCACGGCCACCTACACGATCGTGCTCGGCGAGCGCGACACGTGGGGCACGGGCCTCGGCTCGGCGGCCACGAAGCTCGTGCTCGACTACGCGTTCGACGCGCTCGGGCTCGCGAGCGTCGAGCTCCGCGTGCGCACGACCGACGAGCAAGCCATCCGCGCCTTCGAGCGCGCCGGGTTCGGCAAGGTGGGGGTGAGGAGGAGAGCCCTCTTCGCCGGAGCCTCACCCGAGGACCTCCTCGTGATGGACGCGGTCGCCGAGGGTCGTAAAGCCCCCGCCCAAAACACCTAG
- a CDS encoding Uma2 family endonuclease, with amino-acid sequence MGAPKLATYEDLLALPSHHTGQLVGGTLHSHPRPALPHARAATGLGEELGPPFRRGKNGPGGWVILHEPELHLGADVLVPDLAGWRRERVDAGSLDGAFATLRPDFCCEVLSPSTARLDRGEKLDLYRREGVGHVWLVDPALQTLEVLRLDGPTYRLVATFAGDRKVRAEPFDAIELDLGALWTE; translated from the coding sequence ATGGGTGCGCCGAAGCTGGCCACATACGAAGACCTGCTTGCCTTGCCCTCGCACCACACGGGGCAGCTCGTGGGAGGCACCCTTCACTCGCACCCGCGCCCTGCCTTGCCCCACGCCCGTGCGGCCACGGGCCTTGGTGAAGAGCTGGGGCCCCCGTTCCGTCGTGGCAAGAACGGCCCCGGAGGATGGGTGATTCTCCACGAACCCGAGCTCCACTTGGGCGCGGACGTCCTGGTTCCGGACCTCGCCGGCTGGCGCCGTGAGCGGGTCGATGCGGGCTCGCTCGATGGCGCCTTCGCGACGCTGCGGCCGGACTTCTGCTGCGAAGTCCTCTCGCCGAGCACGGCGCGTCTCGATCGCGGTGAGAAGCTCGACCTCTACCGCCGCGAGGGCGTCGGGCATGTTTGGCTGGTCGACCCTGCCCTGCAGACCCTCGAAGTGCTTCGCCTCGATGGCCCCACGTATCGACTGGTCGCCACGTTCGCGGGCGACCGCAAGGTTCGGGCGGAGCCGTTCGACGCGATCGAGCTCGATCTCGGCGCGCTGTGGACGGAGTGA
- a CDS encoding methyltransferase domain-containing protein → MRRPATLALLALVACSRTAPSSAPAPGTASVAPVASAAPSAPSSAASSATADAGDPLEAEAKLAWEKDPRVDIVYVPTPQAVVEKMLEVAKVQKGDVVYDLGCGDGRIVVGAAKRGATAMGFDIDPTRVTEARGRVKAAGLETSASIKWANVFSVDLKPANVVMLYLLPELNVKLIPQLEKLRPGSRIVSHDFDMKGVTPDAVVTIQAPEFVNGEGYSAYKGEGVPEDTKNYKLRAHTIYLWTVPLKKAAQKP, encoded by the coding sequence ATGCGCCGCCCTGCGACTCTCGCCCTCCTCGCTCTCGTCGCCTGCTCTCGCACCGCGCCCTCGTCGGCCCCGGCCCCCGGGACGGCCTCGGTGGCCCCGGTCGCGTCCGCGGCTCCTTCGGCGCCGAGCAGCGCCGCGAGCAGCGCGACCGCCGACGCAGGCGATCCGCTCGAGGCCGAGGCGAAGCTCGCGTGGGAGAAGGACCCGCGCGTCGACATCGTCTACGTTCCGACGCCCCAGGCCGTGGTCGAGAAGATGCTCGAGGTCGCCAAGGTGCAGAAGGGCGACGTCGTGTACGACCTCGGATGTGGCGATGGTCGCATCGTCGTGGGGGCGGCGAAGCGTGGCGCTACGGCGATGGGCTTCGACATCGACCCGACGCGCGTGACCGAGGCGCGAGGGCGCGTGAAGGCGGCAGGGCTCGAGACCAGCGCGTCGATCAAGTGGGCGAACGTGTTCTCGGTCGACCTCAAGCCCGCCAACGTCGTGATGCTCTATCTCTTGCCCGAGCTGAACGTGAAGCTCATCCCGCAGCTCGAGAAGCTGCGCCCCGGCTCGCGCATCGTCTCTCACGACTTCGACATGAAGGGCGTCACCCCGGACGCGGTCGTCACCATCCAGGCCCCCGAGTTCGTGAACGGCGAGGGCTACAGCGCGTACAAGGGCGAAGGCGTGCCCGAGGACACGAAGAACTACAAGCTCCGCGCCCACACCATCTACCTCTGGACCGTTCCGCTCAAGAAGGCGGCGCAGAAGCCCTGA
- a CDS encoding FHA domain-containing protein — protein MPAALRNRQTEQRYALDPTHSFVIGRSQVAQLRITNGEVAPRHTFMEARPAANGVSWWVWDGGSTNGTRLNGQRLDFEPVALQPGDEIELPGDVVFVFDADIATPSPARTPPLPLEPPAEVLRQVALELLEPVVIRGDYRASPLGHEVRAAVRRAAEGPIDRTLAEALAAVQALDGLDRGDVVGAFRSLLSELDREQPPGHRYVRLTQYLVAVSPDEAGTVLCRRVCERLEAGGDAVPYASLLGASAHEPSLHEVLHRAAALRDRGHVVAREVLRELARTDPSPWWNLLCEHRYPAPLDAPSAAPEGCDTLPARVAQAVRAGTSDPDAGLVAEVVQQLRATAVSDVDKRSALRSLLQDLTGQRPPAGRRF, from the coding sequence ATGCCAGCTGCGCTTCGCAACCGCCAGACCGAGCAGCGCTATGCCTTGGACCCGACGCACTCGTTCGTGATCGGGCGCTCCCAAGTCGCTCAGCTCCGCATCACCAACGGAGAGGTGGCTCCCCGGCATACCTTCATGGAGGCTCGTCCTGCGGCGAACGGCGTGTCCTGGTGGGTGTGGGACGGAGGCTCCACCAACGGCACTCGACTGAACGGCCAGCGCCTCGACTTCGAGCCGGTCGCCCTGCAGCCGGGCGACGAGATCGAGCTCCCGGGAGACGTGGTGTTCGTGTTCGACGCCGACATCGCCACACCTTCCCCCGCACGCACGCCGCCACTCCCGCTCGAGCCGCCGGCCGAGGTGCTGCGGCAGGTCGCGCTCGAGCTCCTCGAGCCGGTCGTCATCCGAGGAGACTACCGCGCGTCGCCGCTCGGCCACGAGGTCCGCGCGGCGGTTCGTCGAGCAGCGGAGGGCCCGATCGACCGCACGCTCGCCGAGGCCCTTGCAGCCGTTCAAGCCCTCGATGGGCTCGACCGTGGAGACGTGGTGGGCGCCTTTCGAAGCCTCCTTTCCGAGCTGGATCGTGAGCAACCGCCTGGCCATCGCTACGTTCGATTGACTCAGTACCTCGTGGCCGTCTCTCCGGACGAAGCCGGCACGGTCCTGTGTCGGCGTGTCTGCGAGCGGCTCGAAGCCGGTGGAGACGCAGTACCCTACGCCTCCTTGCTGGGGGCGAGCGCACACGAGCCTTCGCTCCACGAGGTGCTCCACCGCGCCGCTGCGCTCCGCGATCGAGGGCACGTCGTGGCCCGGGAGGTGCTTCGGGAGCTGGCCCGTACCGACCCGAGCCCGTGGTGGAACCTGCTGTGCGAGCACCGCTATCCGGCACCTCTCGACGCCCCGTCCGCGGCCCCCGAAGGGTGCGACACCTTGCCTGCGCGTGTGGCGCAAGCGGTTCGCGCGGGCACGAGTGATCCCGACGCCGGCCTGGTCGCCGAGGTCGTCCAGCAGCTCCGAGCGACGGCCGTGAGCGACGTGGACAAACGATCGGCGCTGCGATCCTTGCTCCAAGATCTCACCGGACAGCGGCCTCCCGCGGGTCGGAGGTTCTGA
- a CDS encoding serine/threonine protein kinase yields the protein MAPSPPPTRLCPRCGVTYPGDAAFCPADGTALTSPRKEDPYLGTVVGKDVELREVLGAGAMGKVYRGHQHGTGRDVAVKILHDELSGRSQLVQRFYREAKIAGRLRHPHVVEVYFTGDIPNATPPASYIVMEFLEGRNLQQELVACGGKVPLERAIGLVLQMCDAVGEGHRQGIVHRDLKPENVMLARREGRSRDFVKVLDFGIARASLPNESMETAAGAVFGTARYISPEGAQGLTATPASDVYSLAVMLYQLLSGKTPFDAEGTVGLLLKHVHELPPPLASLPGCEGLPMPVCNLVMACLDKSPEKRPADGRSLGAALVRAAREAGLVIAGADRFDEHHETAEPPLVRPSGAAFVAPTLDDATPPPAEPPRPAPSPEPSLPVSASPKVAGKIAIALGAFVAGVAIMGGVMHRMTPEPAAASPEDERKELIERTRMALSDGHYMAPPGNNVNELTAAGLKKWPKDSDIRRLRSEAGQELVTMAMTERGSGDVVGARNHAREATTLDPTDNSAKLLAAQLDDDLKAIAAGPGATTGAPRLVFEAPRVIKAGNAIELFCRVVPGSAGAKAKIGAARISLAPTHDPKAEVTVSITSTDPANIRARATAPKALGTLDLVFETTVDGVTVRAIRDLDVIP from the coding sequence GTGGCCCCCTCCCCGCCGCCCACGCGACTCTGCCCACGCTGCGGCGTAACGTACCCGGGAGACGCCGCGTTCTGCCCCGCCGACGGCACGGCCCTCACGAGCCCACGCAAAGAAGACCCGTACCTCGGCACGGTGGTCGGGAAAGACGTCGAGCTCCGCGAGGTGCTCGGCGCGGGCGCGATGGGCAAGGTGTACCGCGGGCACCAACACGGCACCGGGCGGGACGTCGCGGTCAAGATCCTCCACGACGAGCTCAGCGGGCGCTCGCAGCTCGTGCAGCGCTTCTACCGCGAGGCCAAGATCGCCGGCCGCCTGCGGCACCCTCACGTGGTCGAGGTGTACTTTACAGGAGACATCCCGAACGCGACTCCGCCCGCCTCGTACATCGTCATGGAGTTCTTGGAGGGTCGAAACCTCCAGCAAGAGCTCGTGGCGTGCGGAGGCAAGGTCCCGCTCGAGAGGGCCATCGGGCTCGTCCTCCAGATGTGCGACGCCGTCGGCGAGGGGCACCGCCAAGGGATCGTGCACCGCGATCTGAAACCCGAGAACGTGATGCTCGCGCGGCGGGAGGGGCGCTCGCGGGACTTCGTGAAGGTCCTCGATTTTGGCATCGCGCGCGCGAGCTTGCCCAACGAGTCGATGGAGACCGCGGCGGGGGCGGTGTTCGGCACGGCGAGGTACATCTCGCCGGAGGGGGCGCAGGGGCTCACCGCCACGCCCGCGAGCGACGTGTACTCCCTCGCCGTGATGCTCTATCAGCTCCTCTCGGGCAAGACCCCGTTCGACGCCGAGGGCACGGTGGGCCTGCTCTTGAAGCACGTCCACGAGCTCCCTCCTCCTCTCGCGAGCCTCCCGGGGTGCGAGGGCCTCCCCATGCCCGTGTGCAACCTCGTAATGGCGTGCCTCGACAAATCTCCCGAGAAGCGGCCCGCCGACGGCCGTTCGCTGGGCGCGGCGCTCGTGCGCGCGGCGCGAGAGGCAGGGCTCGTGATCGCCGGCGCCGATCGCTTCGACGAGCACCACGAGACGGCCGAGCCCCCGCTCGTGCGCCCCTCCGGCGCAGCGTTCGTCGCCCCCACCCTCGACGACGCGACGCCACCACCCGCAGAGCCACCCCGCCCAGCTCCTTCGCCCGAGCCCTCACTCCCCGTGAGCGCGAGCCCGAAGGTGGCTGGCAAGATCGCCATCGCGCTCGGCGCGTTCGTGGCGGGCGTCGCCATCATGGGTGGCGTCATGCACCGCATGACCCCCGAGCCCGCCGCCGCGAGCCCCGAGGACGAGCGGAAGGAGCTCATCGAGCGCACGCGCATGGCGCTGAGCGATGGCCACTACATGGCGCCGCCGGGGAACAACGTGAACGAGCTCACGGCGGCTGGGCTCAAGAAGTGGCCAAAGGACTCGGACATCCGGCGCCTTCGCTCCGAAGCGGGCCAGGAGCTCGTCACCATGGCCATGACCGAGCGCGGGTCGGGCGACGTCGTCGGGGCGCGCAACCACGCGCGCGAGGCCACCACGCTCGACCCGACGGACAACTCGGCCAAGCTCCTCGCCGCGCAGCTCGACGACGACCTCAAGGCGATCGCCGCGGGGCCCGGCGCCACGACAGGCGCCCCGAGGCTCGTCTTCGAGGCACCGCGTGTCATCAAGGCCGGGAACGCCATCGAGCTCTTCTGCCGGGTCGTGCCGGGCAGCGCGGGAGCCAAAGCGAAGATCGGCGCCGCCCGCATCTCGCTCGCGCCCACCCACGATCCGAAGGCGGAGGTGACCGTATCGATCACGAGCACCGACCCCGCGAACATACGAGCCCGCGCCACGGCCCCCAAGGCGCTCGGCACGCTCGACCTCGTCTTCGAGACCACGGTGGACGGCGTGACCGTGCGCGCCATCCGGGATCTCGACGTCATCCCCTGA
- a CDS encoding CPBP family intramembrane metalloprotease, producing the protein MNAVANDAEKISDKPGAWVDLGLTLPIFVIYHLSVIFLDVKNATDMVTSHLFRLADGSTSSYVGITLAIGIVFAGVFAFLGRGHAFEPWKFAQIAFEGVLYAVLMRLAAGALMQRVFAGNIHEETRFVGFVMSLGAGFYEELAFRVVLYGAGAKLLVFMFSNEKVSLVEPGKGTLSLSSVGVMLGWAVVASAIFSGFHYVGPLGDSFKMASFAFRMFLGLALTLVYATRGFAAAVWTHAVYDIWVLVFR; encoded by the coding sequence ATGAACGCCGTGGCCAACGACGCGGAGAAGATCTCCGACAAGCCCGGGGCGTGGGTCGACCTGGGCCTCACGCTGCCCATCTTCGTCATCTACCACCTGTCCGTGATCTTCCTCGACGTGAAGAACGCGACGGACATGGTGACGAGCCACCTCTTCCGCCTGGCCGACGGGAGCACGTCGTCGTACGTCGGGATCACGCTCGCCATCGGCATCGTGTTCGCGGGGGTGTTCGCGTTCCTCGGGCGGGGACATGCGTTCGAGCCCTGGAAGTTCGCGCAGATCGCCTTCGAGGGCGTGCTCTACGCGGTGCTCATGCGCCTCGCGGCCGGCGCGCTCATGCAGCGCGTCTTCGCGGGCAACATCCACGAAGAGACGCGCTTCGTCGGGTTCGTCATGTCCCTCGGCGCGGGGTTCTACGAGGAGCTCGCGTTCCGGGTGGTGCTCTACGGCGCCGGCGCCAAGCTGCTCGTCTTCATGTTCTCGAACGAGAAGGTGTCGCTCGTCGAGCCGGGCAAGGGCACCTTGAGCCTCTCCTCGGTGGGCGTGATGCTCGGGTGGGCCGTCGTGGCGTCGGCGATCTTCAGCGGCTTCCACTACGTGGGCCCCCTCGGAGACTCGTTCAAGATGGCCTCGTTCGCGTTCCGGATGTTCCTCGGCCTCGCGCTGACGCTCGTCTACGCGACGCGCGGGTTCGCGGCCGCCGTGTGGACCCACGCCGTGTACGACATCTGGGTGCTCGTCTTCCGGTGA